From a region of the Manduca sexta isolate Smith_Timp_Sample1 unplaced genomic scaffold, JHU_Msex_v1.0 HiC_scaffold_1873, whole genome shotgun sequence genome:
- the LOC115451332 gene encoding zinc finger protein 58-like, translating into MRCSVQNCSNDTKKTTKSHGITFHMFPKDPNLRAAWVEALGMTDWEPKDRSTICSEHFRKDDFYVTKGGLRKIKDGAVPVVTYDSSEDLDAPAALRVCRICLAMEGQMYHIRDHKLDEIYENVTGIYLSEDDKLPQKLCWECAHRLLSTNGFRNKALRSQALLMNLLQPERYITIRDVKSINRLHNQIKSTLITKIFEPNDSDLYIKDNEIVVPIKPEHDSDDAMDFDIGDQNGDEIPDDDMPIAEVEVKDETNEIYFNEFNEDDDKKLSEVFVKPKKVRKKKLKVEKKPKPVKKCEDDSPSSTMDRYKTTDVKRRKTQDRLDESLFTITSLSYEEQIAEIQKRQEMSSYRNALYKCTVCYRGFQIKDRYDAHIIRHSEQCGAYECFICKTRLKTGRALRKHLTAQHTEKFSCKGCPFVTRNRGVAREHEKWHAGTKYQCPHCSSEFDKLTTYMGHIRIKHVSDFVCELCGYTFVSKKGIEVHKKKKHRLSEKSVPVEGPYCEVCDVRFVSEDAHARHLKLSSRHSSDNDPNRIRNDSQSMNTEKNGRIIRKIERRPVIHPRDPADRGRNPEPAGPVTCEQCGMQLRDLRLYAQHFRRAHPDKNRTKYPAMKTPCMCEQCGKIFQSMALLKDHMWVHTGEKRFKCDRCTKSFTQKTNLVFHMRVHSATRPTYECPLCGKHFAFYNNRRRHMFIHTGLKPFKCDTCGKCFTTAGEQRAHVSHVHLKKPWPKRARHLRADEHAWHKCMQHAED; encoded by the exons atgcggTGCAGTGTACAAAATTGCAGTAACGATAcgaaaaaaacaactaaaagtCATGGAATTACCTTCcatat GTTCCCCAAGGACCCGAACCTTCGTGCTGCGTGGGTGGAGGCACTCGGCATGACCGACTGGGAGCCAAAAGACAGAAGCACTATATGCTCCGAACACTTCAGGAAGGATGATTTCTACGTGACTAAAGGCGGTCTACGGAAAATCAAAGATGGCGCTGTTCCTGTGGTCACTTAT gaTTCTTCTGAGGACCTTGATGCTCCTGCAGCTTTAAGG GTGTGCAGAATCTGTTTAGCAATGGAAGGTCAGATGTATCACATACGAGATCACAAACTGGACGAGATTTATGAAAATGTCACTGGCATTTAT TTAAGCGAAGATGACAAACTACCTCAGAAGTTATGCTGGGAGTGTGCCCACAGGTTGCTAAGCACCAACGGGTTTAGGAACAAAGCTCTCAGAAGCCAGGCTTTGCTGATGAACCTTCTTCAACCGGAGAGATAT ATAACAATAAGGGACGTGAAGTCGATAAACCGACTacacaatcaaataaaatcaactttaataacaaaaattttcgAACCGAACGACAGCGATTTATACATAAAAGATAATGAAATAGTCGTACCTATAAAACCGGAACACGATTCTGATGATGCTATGGATTTCGACATCGGTGATCAAAACGGTGATGAAATACCTGATGATGATATGCCTATAgctgaagtggaagtgaaggaCGAGACGAACGAGATATACTTCAATGAATTCAACGAAGATGACGATAAGAAATTGAGTGAAGTGTTCGTTAAGCCGAAGAAGGTTAGGAAGAAGAAGTTGAAAGTGGAGAAGAAACCTAAGCCGGTGAAGAAGTGTGAGGATGATAGTCCTTCTAGCACTATGGATAG gtacaaaacAACGGACGTGAAGCGTCGCAAAACACAAGACCGACTCGACGAGTCCCTCTTCACGATAACGAGTCTCTCGTACGAGGAGCAGATAGCAGAGATCCAGAAGCGGCAGGAGATGTCGTCGTATCGCAACGCGCTGTACAAGTGCACGGTGTGCTACCGAGGCTTCCAGATCAAGGATCGATATGACGCTCATATTATAAGGCATAGTGAG caATGCGGTGCGTACGAGTGTTTCATATGCAAGACTAGATTGAAAACTGGCCGCGCTCTGCGGAAGCACCTCACCGCTCAACACACGGAGAAGTTCAGCTGTAAAGGGTGTCCGTTTGTCACTAGAAACCG gGGTGTCGCTAGAGAGCATGAGAAATGGCACGCGGGAACCAAATACCAGTGTCCGCATTGTTCAAGCGAGTTTGA TAAATTAACAACATACATGGGCCATATACGGATAAAACACGTCTCTGATTTTGTATGCGAACTTTGCGGGTATACCTTTGTAAGTAAAAAAGGTATTGAAGTACATAAGAAGAAAAAACACAGGCTCTCTGAAAAGTCG GTGCCAGTGGAAGGTCCGTATTGCGAAGTGTGTGACGTCAGATTCGTCTCCGAAGATGCTCACGCGAGGCATCTCAAACTCTCGTCCAGACACAGCAGCGATAATGACCC CAACCGCATAAGGAACGACTCTCAAAGCATGAACACCGAGAAGAACGGCAGAATAATAAGGAAGATCGAGCGGCGGCCGGTGATACACCCGCGGGACCCCGCCGACAGGGGCAGGAACCCGGAGCCGGCGGGACCTGTGACGTGTGAACAG TGCGGCATGCAGCTCCGAGACCTGAGACTGTACGCGCAGCACTTCAGGCGAGCGCACCCGGACAAGAACCGAACCAAGTACCCAGCGATGAAGACGCCCTGTATGTGCGAGCAGTGCGGCAAGATATTCCAA AGCATGGCCCTCCTCAAGGACCACATGTGGGTGCACACCGGCGAGAAGCGGTTCAAATGCGATCGATGCACGAAGAGCTTCACGCAGAAGACGAACCTGGTGTTCCACATGCGCGTGCACTCCGCCACCAGACCCACGTACGAGTGTCCGCTCTGCGGGAAGCACTTCGCCTTCTACAACAACCGGCGCAGGCACATGTTT ATCCACACGGGACTCAAGCCGTTCAAGTGCGACACGTGCGGGAAGTGCTTCACGACGGCGGGCGAGCAGCGCGCCCACGTGTCGCACGTGCATCTCAAGAAACCCTGGCCCAAGCGCGCCCGACACCTGCGCGCCGACGAACACGCCTGGCACAAGTGCATGCAGCACGCAGAG